The following coding sequences are from one Candidatus Desulfofervidus auxilii window:
- a CDS encoding AsmA-like C-terminal region-containing protein, which translates to MKKIFLIIILFFIFFVLLSAIILPHIEFKSLREKAQRELSSKLGGKLTIKKAFIYPLPFPHFLFKRVKFDIPEKAVGDIAILKVYPQIFPLFKKKFVLKKLILKESEVNLFYQSKKLKINKLNGKIFLKGKNKIAILLHFSSPFAKHVEINGEVDRWEKIFLKLKGNNLEIMGIKGGEWKGNLKRIGEKWEINIDSLSLFYPSMEFSLWLKKDKEGIRFLFKGFNININEVKQWAFKFAKNKKDIQNVFQILRAGNAPYLIVKSYGKDFKEAFSIHHLQFKGNLKKGNLFIPAVSLFLKDVSGEVEIKNAILNGWNVEAILGETIAKNGKIIIGLTKENTIFHLDTEILAKAKDLAVYLPKFIKDKKTLEIIKSFYDFEGIVKGHLILKDDLHKLKPSIEIQDIQLSFKHKKLPWPVKLEKGKIQIQLPLISWHEIKGSFGENYISKTNGKLLLSEKPYLKITEMIGKLHLSEIKKVKNFFNIDIKGELKTNSFYLEAFFNPFEIKKILFKGRAHNLILHSFFPEPLIIKDGEINFSENILDFKDCHVYLKDSSGILTGKIKINKKIEKIFLSGNAHLTSFFTTWFYNLIKIHPYFRFKPPYKIIGFETEIEKDKKYFKGKIIFPSKEIEIDFISTKDIIALNKFSMKGDERADCSFIYKDKALKFSFSGDIKKETIDELIEKKDFLKRIKGEIKGILNFKHSDFTTTGWIEVEKFFFPIKGKTFKISKLNLKGKEKTLAVFADVVSWDKYRWQNIIGEMKVVKGKPILTITQGQLCGINTTGNISFEKGKFSIFSHLKAQNADLHQAILCLAKKDIIEGCFSLEAHLKMKEPFKKNLNGELYFLSKSGKIYKWPFFIKIFSFLDFMEIFKGKFSDLWKKGFSYHRFECKGKFEDGRFWLEKGFLEGPGLKAFAKGWIDPFKEKVDIVVFISPLRTADAIISNIPILGEILTGKSKTLISIPIGVKGSFKEPKIKILPISTVKEKIFVLEETMKSP; encoded by the coding sequence ATGAAAAAAATTTTTTTAATAATTATTTTATTTTTTATTTTTTTTGTTCTTTTATCAGCTATTATTCTGCCTCATATAGAATTTAAAAGTTTAAGAGAAAAAGCCCAAAGGGAGTTATCATCTAAATTAGGGGGAAAATTAACTATAAAAAAAGCATTTATTTATCCTTTGCCATTTCCTCATTTTCTTTTTAAAAGAGTAAAATTTGATATTCCAGAAAAAGCAGTTGGAGATATAGCTATACTTAAAGTTTATCCTCAAATTTTTCCTCTTTTTAAAAAGAAATTTGTTTTAAAGAAACTGATATTAAAGGAGAGTGAAGTAAATTTATTTTATCAAAGTAAAAAACTAAAAATAAATAAATTAAATGGCAAAATTTTTTTAAAAGGTAAAAATAAAATAGCTATTTTACTTCATTTTTCTTCGCCATTTGCTAAACATGTAGAAATAAATGGGGAAGTAGATAGATGGGAAAAAATCTTTTTGAAATTAAAAGGTAATAATCTTGAAATTATGGGGATAAAAGGGGGTGAATGGAAGGGAAATTTAAAAAGAATAGGTGAAAAATGGGAAATAAATATTGATTCTTTATCTCTTTTTTATCCTTCTATGGAATTTTCTCTTTGGTTAAAAAAAGATAAAGAAGGAATAAGATTTCTCTTTAAGGGCTTTAATATAAATATAAATGAAGTTAAACAATGGGCTTTTAAATTTGCCAAAAATAAAAAAGACATACAAAATGTTTTTCAAATTCTTCGCGCTGGAAATGCACCTTATCTTATTGTTAAATCTTATGGTAAAGACTTTAAAGAAGCATTTTCTATTCATCATCTTCAATTTAAAGGTAATTTAAAAAAAGGAAATCTTTTTATTCCTGCTGTTTCTTTATTTTTAAAGGATGTTTCTGGTGAAGTAGAAATAAAAAACGCAATCCTTAATGGTTGGAATGTAGAGGCGATATTAGGAGAAACTATTGCTAAAAATGGAAAGATTATTATTGGATTAACTAAAGAAAATACTATATTTCATCTTGATACAGAAATCTTGGCAAAAGCAAAAGATTTAGCAGTCTATTTGCCTAAATTTATTAAAGATAAAAAAACACTTGAAATAATAAAAAGCTTTTACGATTTTGAAGGAATAGTAAAAGGACATCTTATTTTAAAAGATGATCTTCATAAACTTAAACCTTCAATAGAAATTCAGGATATACAGCTTTCATTTAAACATAAAAAGCTACCATGGCCAGTAAAGCTAGAGAAAGGAAAAATTCAAATTCAATTACCTTTAATTAGTTGGCATGAAATAAAAGGAAGTTTTGGAGAAAATTATATTTCTAAAACAAATGGAAAATTGCTTCTTTCAGAAAAACCTTATTTAAAAATTACAGAAATGATAGGGAAATTACATCTTTCTGAGATAAAAAAGGTAAAAAATTTTTTTAATATTGACATAAAAGGTGAATTGAAAACTAATTCCTTTTATTTAGAAGCCTTTTTTAATCCATTTGAAATTAAAAAAATCCTTTTTAAAGGAAGGGCTCATAATCTAATTTTACATTCATTTTTTCCTGAACCACTTATAATTAAAGATGGTGAGATAAATTTTTCTGAAAATATTTTAGATTTTAAAGATTGTCATGTTTATTTAAAAGATAGCAGTGGTATTTTAACAGGAAAAATAAAGATTAATAAAAAAATTGAAAAAATTTTTCTTTCAGGTAATGCTCATCTTACTTCATTTTTTACAACATGGTTTTATAATTTGATAAAAATACATCCTTATTTTAGGTTTAAACCACCTTATAAAATTATTGGATTTGAGACTGAAATAGAAAAAGATAAAAAATATTTTAAAGGAAAAATTATCTTTCCATCTAAAGAAATTGAGATAGATTTTATATCAACAAAGGATATAATAGCCTTAAATAAATTTAGCATGAAAGGGGATGAAAGAGCAGATTGTTCTTTTATTTATAAAGATAAAGCTCTTAAATTTTCATTTTCTGGAGATATTAAAAAAGAAACTATTGATGAGTTAATAGAAAAAAAAGACTTTTTAAAAAGAATAAAAGGAGAAATAAAAGGTATTTTAAATTTTAAACATTCAGATTTTACAACAACAGGTTGGATTGAGGTTGAAAAATTCTTTTTCCCAATTAAAGGAAAAACTTTTAAAATTTCTAAACTGAATTTAAAAGGTAAAGAGAAAACTTTGGCTGTTTTTGCCGATGTAGTTTCTTGGGATAAATATAGATGGCAAAACATTATTGGAGAAATGAAAGTTGTTAAAGGAAAACCAATATTAACAATAACTCAAGGTCAATTATGTGGAATAAATACTACTGGCAATATTTCTTTTGAAAAAGGGAAGTTTTCCATTTTTTCCCATCTTAAAGCCCAAAATGCAGATCTTCACCAAGCTATTCTTTGCTTGGCTAAAAAGGATATTATTGAAGGATGTTTTTCTTTAGAAGCCCATTTAAAAATGAAAGAGCCTTTTAAAAAGAATCTTAATGGAGAATTATATTTTTTATCTAAAAGTGGTAAAATATATAAATGGCCATTTTTTATTAAAATTTTTTCTTTTTTAGATTTTATGGAAATTTTTAAAGGTAAATTTTCTGATTTATGGAAAAAAGGTTTTTCTTATCATCGTTTTGAATGTAAAGGGAAATTTGAAGATGGCCGTTTTTGGTTAGAAAAAGGTTTTTTGGAAGGGCCTGGTCTTAAGGCTTTTGCCAAAGGTTGGATAGATCCATTTAAAGAAAAAGTAGATATTGTTGTTTTTATTTCTCCCTTAAGAACAGCAGATGCAATTATAAGTAATATCCCTATTCTTGGAGAAATACTTACTGGGAAAAGCAAAACACTTATATCTATTCCTATTGGAGTTAAAGGTTCTTTTAAAGAACCAAAGATAAAGATTCTTCCAATTTCTACAGTAAAAGAAAAGATTTTTGTATTAGAAGAAACTATGAAATCACCTTGA
- the rplU gene encoding 50S ribosomal protein L21 translates to MYAVLETGGKQYRVAPGEIIRIEKIPGEKGEEVLFEKVLLVSDEKEIKIGHPYINGAVVKGVIVQQGRGKKIIVFRFKRRKRYHKKRGHRQYFTAVRIEEIKV, encoded by the coding sequence ATGTATGCAGTGTTGGAAACAGGTGGCAAGCAATATCGGGTAGCACCTGGAGAAATTATTAGGATAGAAAAAATTCCAGGGGAAAAAGGTGAAGAGGTATTATTTGAAAAAGTACTTCTTGTTTCTGATGAAAAGGAAATTAAAATAGGACATCCTTATATTAATGGAGCAGTAGTAAAAGGTGTTATTGTACAGCAGGGAAGGGGGAAAAAGATTATTGTTTTTAGATTTAAACGAAGGAAAAGATATCATAAAAAACGTGGACACCGTCAATATTTTACTGCTGTAAGAATTGAAGAAATTAAGGTTTAA
- the rpmA gene encoding 50S ribosomal protein L27 has product MAHKKAGGSSRNGRDSVGKRLGIKRFAGQFVRAGNILVRQRGTKVHPGLNVGMGKDYTLYAKIDGIVAFERLGKNKKRVSVYPINA; this is encoded by the coding sequence ATGGCTCATAAAAAAGCAGGTGGTAGTTCTCGTAATGGTCGAGATAGTGTTGGTAAAAGGTTAGGTATCAAACGTTTTGCAGGACAATTTGTTCGTGCTGGAAATATTCTTGTTAGACAAAGGGGAACAAAGGTTCACCCTGGTTTAAATGTAGGAATGGGTAAGGATTATACTTTATATGCTAAAATAGATGGAATTGTTGCCTTTGAACGTTTAGGAAAAAATAAGAAAAGAGTTAGTGTATATCCTATAAATGCTTAA
- the proB gene encoding glutamate 5-kinase: MLSKEEIINLRKSLCKRVRRLVIKVGSSVITTQSGLNVKVIEQLVTQIAKLHNQGKEVILVSSGAIAAGMRKMGLKQRPVSLPQQQALAAIGQSDLIRIYEEAFAVYDLKVAQVLLTRDGLVDRHRYLNARHTFFALLHWGIVPIVNENDTVAVEEIKFGDNDFLAGFITAMLEADLLILLTDMNGLYNHDPRFYPEAKRLPIIEKIDKKIEALGKTTPSFLGRGGIASKIKVAKDITAVGIPVFIAKGDKPGIINAILEGEDVGTLFLPQKTQRLRKHWLASLPAKGELVIDEGAIKAIKQNGKSLLPSGIKKVKGQFFAGDPVYCVGEKGERIAIGLVNYNSTEVEKIKGLNTKDIIKVLGYKGYDEVIHRDNLCVLED, from the coding sequence ATGCTATCAAAGGAAGAGATAATCAATTTAAGGAAATCTTTATGTAAACGGGTTCGCCGCTTAGTAATAAAAGTAGGAAGTAGTGTTATTACTACTCAAAGTGGTCTTAATGTTAAAGTAATAGAACAATTAGTTACTCAAATTGCTAAATTGCATAATCAAGGTAAAGAGGTGATTCTTGTCTCTTCTGGCGCTATTGCTGCTGGAATGCGAAAGATGGGTTTAAAGCAAAGACCTGTTTCACTTCCCCAACAGCAGGCTTTGGCTGCAATTGGACAAAGTGATTTAATTCGCATTTATGAAGAAGCCTTTGCTGTATATGATTTAAAAGTAGCACAAGTACTTCTCACTCGTGATGGGCTTGTGGATCGTCATCGTTATCTTAATGCAAGACATACATTTTTTGCCCTTTTACATTGGGGTATTGTGCCTATTGTAAATGAAAATGATACAGTAGCAGTAGAAGAGATAAAGTTTGGTGATAATGATTTTTTAGCTGGCTTTATAACAGCTATGTTAGAAGCAGATTTGCTTATTCTTCTCACTGATATGAATGGTCTTTATAATCATGATCCCCGTTTTTATCCAGAAGCAAAAAGATTGCCAATAATAGAAAAAATAGATAAAAAAATTGAGGCCTTAGGAAAAACTACTCCTAGTTTTTTGGGACGTGGAGGTATTGCTAGTAAAATTAAAGTAGCTAAAGATATAACAGCTGTAGGAATTCCTGTATTTATTGCAAAAGGTGATAAACCAGGAATAATTAATGCTATTCTTGAAGGTGAAGATGTTGGTACTCTTTTTTTGCCTCAAAAAACACAACGTTTACGTAAACATTGGTTAGCATCTCTTCCAGCTAAAGGAGAATTAGTTATAGATGAAGGGGCTATAAAGGCTATTAAACAAAATGGAAAAAGTCTTTTGCCTTCTGGAATAAAGAAAGTTAAAGGACAATTTTTTGCTGGAGATCCTGTCTATTGTGTAGGAGAAAAAGGAGAAAGGATTGCTATTGGTCTTGTAAATTACAATAGTACTGAAGTAGAAAAGATAAAAGGTCTTAATACTAAAGATATTATCAAAGTTTTAGGTTATAAAGGATATGACGAAGTGATTCATCGTGATAATTTATGTGTATTAGAAGATTAA
- a CDS encoding sigma-54 dependent transcriptional regulator, which translates to METILIVDDEKNYLVVLKAVLEEEGYEVLTAQDAFSALEIMQHTDLDVVVTDMKMPQMDGITLLEKIKEINEDLPVIMMTAYGTVETAVEAMKKGAFDYILKPFSNEELKITIRKAINVYQLLKENRRLNQALYHQYHFDNIIGKSKTMQAVFDIIKKVAATKTTVLITGESGTGKELVARAIHYNSPRKNAPFISVNCAALPETLLESELFGHEKGAFTGATAMRKGRFELADKGTLFLDEVSEMSPALQVKLLRVLQEKEFERVGGTRTLKVDVRIIAASNKDLREEVDSGNFREDLYYRLNVVHIHLPPLRKRPEDIPLLVAHFLKKYTKEMGKSELKISPEALSLIYNYSWPGNVRELENAIERAVVLCSGKEIKPEHLPEELREEKRTPSSLLENLPKNLTLPQLLEEIEIRLIRQALAESNFIQAKAARLLGITKSLLQYKIKKYNLLS; encoded by the coding sequence ATGGAAACTATACTTATTGTTGATGACGAAAAAAATTATTTGGTAGTTTTAAAAGCTGTTCTTGAAGAAGAAGGCTATGAAGTCCTAACAGCTCAAGATGCTTTTTCTGCATTAGAAATTATGCAACATACAGACTTAGATGTAGTTGTTACTGATATGAAGATGCCTCAGATGGATGGTATTACTTTGCTTGAAAAAATTAAAGAAATAAATGAAGATTTACCTGTTATCATGATGACAGCATATGGTACAGTTGAAACAGCTGTTGAAGCTATGAAAAAAGGAGCATTTGATTACATCCTTAAACCATTTTCTAATGAAGAATTAAAAATTACTATAAGAAAGGCTATTAATGTCTATCAATTATTAAAAGAAAATAGACGGCTAAATCAAGCATTATATCACCAATATCATTTTGACAACATTATTGGAAAAAGTAAGACAATGCAAGCTGTATTTGACATAATAAAAAAAGTAGCAGCAACAAAAACAACAGTACTTATCACTGGTGAAAGTGGTACAGGAAAAGAATTAGTAGCAAGGGCTATTCATTATAATAGTCCTAGAAAAAACGCACCATTTATATCTGTAAATTGTGCTGCTTTACCTGAAACTTTATTAGAAAGCGAATTATTTGGACATGAAAAAGGGGCATTTACTGGTGCTACTGCGATGCGTAAAGGAAGGTTTGAATTGGCAGATAAAGGCACATTATTTTTAGATGAAGTAAGTGAGATGTCACCAGCCCTTCAAGTGAAGTTATTAAGAGTATTACAAGAAAAAGAATTTGAAAGAGTAGGTGGTACAAGAACATTAAAAGTAGATGTACGTATTATCGCAGCTTCAAATAAAGATTTAAGAGAGGAAGTAGATAGTGGAAATTTTCGAGAAGATTTGTATTATCGTTTGAATGTAGTTCATATCCACTTACCGCCATTACGCAAACGCCCTGAAGATATACCTCTTCTTGTTGCTCATTTTCTTAAAAAATACACAAAAGAAATGGGGAAAAGTGAATTGAAAATATCTCCTGAAGCATTAAGCCTTATATATAATTACAGTTGGCCAGGAAATGTAAGAGAATTGGAAAATGCTATAGAAAGAGCAGTAGTACTTTGTTCAGGAAAAGAGATAAAACCAGAACATTTACCAGAAGAATTAAGAGAAGAAAAAAGAACCCCTTCCTCTCTTTTGGAAAATTTACCAAAAAATCTTACATTACCTCAACTTTTAGAAGAAATAGAAATCAGGCTTATTCGTCAAGCATTAGCTGAAAGCAATTTTATTCAAGCAAAGGCTGCTCGTTTACTCGGTATTACTAAAAGTTTGCTTCAGTACAAAATCAAAAAATATAATCTTCTTTCATAG
- a CDS encoding ATP-binding protein has product MYHSEGVRPFKLVKYFAYTSFSLILISSLALSFVISKGARKLILKKSEDYAFLVAENLNHQVFLHFTLPTVAIFGRIKLRERAQFERMDRVVRNTIHGFNIKQVNIYDIKGKIAYSTDKKLIGKKMPVPPEFEQAKKGKLSYRLEGNVLKTYAPFMAERGLVKDPSMVLGIFEIIQDLKKDYQSITDFQRTVVLSSVLIMGFLFIGLTLIVRRAERIIEERTEEKRKLEEQLRQAEHLANIGQMVAAISHELRNPLGVVSSTAELLKNREKENPTNAQLSQIILEEAKRANQVLSEFLEFARPRLPKLSSCEITAILDKVLTFLGPEFKSQQIEIVKDYKDKPIINADAELLYRAFSNIVLNAIQAMPKGGRLKVEVNTNPKEKKVIITFSDTGIGIPEDVLEKIFTPFFSTKEKGTGLGLAIVKKIIENHHGRIKIESEINKGTKVIIWLPY; this is encoded by the coding sequence ATGTATCATAGCGAAGGTGTAAGACCTTTTAAACTTGTAAAATACTTCGCCTATACAAGTTTTTCCCTTATTTTAATCTCATCATTAGCACTTTCTTTTGTTATCTCTAAAGGGGCAAGAAAACTTATTCTTAAAAAAAGTGAAGATTATGCTTTTTTAGTAGCTGAAAATCTAAATCATCAGGTATTTCTCCATTTTACTTTACCTACAGTAGCCATCTTTGGCAGAATTAAACTGCGTGAAAGAGCGCAATTTGAACGTATGGATCGAGTAGTAAGAAATACTATTCATGGTTTCAATATTAAGCAAGTAAATATTTATGATATTAAAGGAAAAATTGCTTATAGCACTGACAAAAAATTGATTGGGAAAAAGATGCCTGTGCCTCCAGAATTTGAACAGGCAAAAAAAGGCAAACTTTCTTATCGATTGGAAGGAAATGTATTAAAAACTTATGCTCCTTTTATGGCTGAAAGAGGATTGGTAAAAGATCCAAGTATGGTATTGGGAATTTTTGAAATTATTCAAGACTTAAAAAAGGATTATCAAAGTATTACAGATTTTCAAAGAACTGTAGTGCTCAGCTCTGTCCTTATTATGGGATTTTTATTTATTGGTCTTACCTTAATTGTACGCAGAGCAGAAAGGATCATTGAAGAAAGAACTGAAGAAAAAAGAAAATTAGAAGAACAATTAAGACAAGCCGAACATCTTGCCAATATTGGCCAAATGGTAGCAGCCATTTCACATGAATTAAGAAATCCTTTAGGAGTAGTGTCTAGCACAGCAGAGCTTTTAAAAAATCGTGAGAAAGAAAATCCTACAAATGCCCAACTTTCTCAAATTATATTAGAAGAAGCCAAAAGAGCTAATCAAGTTTTAAGCGAATTTTTAGAATTCGCTCGACCACGTTTGCCTAAACTTTCTTCATGTGAAATAACAGCCATTTTAGATAAAGTACTTACTTTCTTAGGGCCAGAGTTCAAATCACAGCAAATTGAAATTGTAAAAGATTATAAAGATAAACCAATTATAAATGCCGATGCTGAGCTTTTATATCGCGCTTTTTCAAATATTGTCTTAAATGCTATACAAGCCATGCCTAAAGGTGGGAGATTAAAAGTAGAAGTAAATACTAATCCAAAAGAAAAAAAAGTAATTATTACATTTAGTGATACTGGAATAGGAATACCAGAAGATGTATTAGAAAAAATTTTTACTCCATTTTTTAGCACAAAAGAGAAAGGGACAGGTCTTGGACTTGCTATTGTGAAAAAGATTATTGAAAATCATCATGGAAGGATTAAAATTGAAAGTGAGATAAACAAAGGTACAAAAGTAATTATTTGGTTACCTTATTGA
- a CDS encoding glucose-6-phosphate isomerase: MLIYDYTNLIEENIGKQGIPWNLLQERKKLLSVLHEEIKEKQKDGTFSFLDLPIIQPELDKMKKFAADAKGKWENILVLGIGGSSLGARALFQALCHPFYNLLSPTERNGYPRIFFADNVDPELMQSFLDILDLKKTLFLVISKSGTTAETLAQFLLFLEIIEKKGNLKEQIVIVTDPEKGPLREISKEGFFTFSIPPKVVGRYSVLTPVGLLPAILVGINIEAVLEGAKIMYERCQKIENPAYLYALTHFLFLEKGKNIHVIFPYTQALMGLAEWWCQLWAESLGKEEKGPTPVRALGVTDQHSQLQLYMEGPYDKVITFFVPKKYRKTISIPSYFKEISAFNYLSGHTFNELIQAEQLGTEAALSKAGRPNAKFVFEKIDAFTIGEIFLCLELATVAFGLLMKVNPLNQPGVELGKRYTKALMGHPEWIEEKPNIESPKCIIAKV; the protein is encoded by the coding sequence ATGCTTATTTATGATTATACAAATCTTATTGAAGAAAATATAGGAAAACAAGGAATTCCTTGGAACTTATTACAAGAAAGAAAAAAATTACTTTCTGTATTACATGAAGAGATAAAAGAAAAGCAAAAAGATGGTACCTTTTCTTTTTTAGATTTACCTATTATTCAGCCAGAATTGGATAAGATGAAAAAATTTGCTGCTGATGCTAAAGGAAAGTGGGAAAATATTTTAGTACTTGGTATTGGTGGTTCTTCTTTAGGAGCTAGGGCATTATTTCAAGCCCTTTGTCATCCTTTTTATAATCTTCTCTCTCCTACAGAAAGAAATGGCTATCCTCGCATATTTTTTGCTGATAATGTAGACCCAGAGTTGATGCAGAGTTTTTTAGATATTTTAGATTTAAAAAAGACCCTTTTTTTAGTAATAAGTAAATCAGGAACAACTGCTGAAACTTTAGCCCAATTTTTGCTTTTTTTGGAAATAATAGAGAAAAAAGGAAATTTAAAAGAACAAATAGTTATTGTTACTGACCCTGAAAAGGGGCCATTGAGAGAAATATCTAAAGAAGGCTTTTTTACATTTTCTATTCCACCTAAAGTAGTAGGCAGATACTCTGTACTTACACCTGTTGGACTTTTACCAGCTATACTTGTTGGTATAAATATAGAAGCTGTGCTTGAAGGTGCAAAAATTATGTATGAACGTTGTCAAAAAATAGAAAATCCTGCTTATCTTTATGCACTTACTCATTTCTTATTTTTAGAAAAAGGAAAAAATATTCATGTTATTTTTCCTTATACTCAAGCATTAATGGGCTTGGCAGAATGGTGGTGTCAGCTTTGGGCAGAAAGTTTAGGAAAGGAAGAAAAAGGGCCAACTCCTGTAAGGGCATTAGGAGTAACAGACCAGCATTCTCAGCTTCAGCTTTATATGGAAGGTCCTTATGATAAAGTTATTACATTCTTTGTGCCTAAAAAATATCGAAAAACTATATCTATTCCATCTTATTTTAAAGAAATTTCTGCTTTTAATTACCTTTCAGGTCACACTTTTAATGAATTGATTCAGGCAGAACAGTTGGGTACAGAAGCTGCTTTAAGCAAAGCAGGGCGCCCTAATGCTAAATTTGTTTTTGAAAAAATTGATGCCTTTACAATAGGAGAAATCTTTTTATGTTTAGAATTAGCTACTGTTGCCTTTGGTCTGCTTATGAAAGTAAATCCTTTAAACCAACCTGGTGTAGAATTAGGTAAACGTTATACTAAAGCATTAATGGGACATCCAGAATGGATAGAAGAAAAACCAAATATTGAAAGTCCAAAATGTATCATAGCGAAGGTGTAA
- a CDS encoding NTP transferase domain-containing protein has product MKVLILAAGEGRRLRPITVKKPKPAIKVCGVPLILRNCAILKELGLEICVVVGYKAEEIINILDKDVQVIYNGDIKKGNAYSVFCAKNLFKNEEKFLVLMGDHLYSPEFLKKAIKAPENTAIVCEQNEIIEIEEATKVFTKNGQIVDIGKTIKDWHYIDTGAFMCTGNIFEILEKLFREKKTVEWSEIVKEAGMNIYVVNEAWMDIDTIENYKTAEKILLKALIKPEDGFIAKIFNRKISLRITKYLSTYDLSPNLISFFSFFLCIVAACLFFLKSYLLGGIFAQFSSVIDGVDGEIARLKLKKSKFGGFYDALLDRYADAFLLLGLFLSLPFNLFRFFSFFFALLGTFLISYTTSKFYETYNYRAESVEKYLRLLPGKRDERIFLIFIFSSLACFHLVFIDILLFILALLTNIRVAGRLLVARSLEGVLP; this is encoded by the coding sequence ATGAAAGTATTAATTTTAGCCGCAGGAGAAGGCAGAAGGTTGAGACCAATTACGGTCAAAAAACCAAAACCTGCCATAAAAGTCTGCGGTGTCCCTCTTATACTCCGCAATTGTGCCATCCTTAAAGAACTTGGATTAGAAATCTGTGTTGTTGTTGGTTATAAAGCAGAAGAAATTATAAATATTTTAGATAAGGACGTTCAAGTTATCTACAATGGTGATATTAAAAAAGGCAATGCTTATTCTGTTTTCTGCGCTAAAAATCTATTTAAAAATGAAGAGAAATTTCTTGTTTTAATGGGAGATCATCTTTATAGTCCTGAATTTCTTAAAAAAGCTATAAAAGCTCCTGAAAATACTGCTATTGTTTGTGAACAAAATGAAATTATAGAAATTGAAGAAGCAACAAAAGTTTTTACAAAAAATGGTCAAATTGTGGATATAGGTAAAACAATTAAAGATTGGCATTATATTGATACAGGTGCATTTATGTGTACAGGAAATATATTTGAAATTTTAGAAAAATTATTTAGAGAAAAAAAGACAGTAGAATGGTCTGAAATAGTGAAAGAGGCTGGAATGAATATTTATGTAGTAAATGAAGCTTGGATGGATATTGATACTATAGAAAATTACAAAACAGCTGAAAAAATTCTTTTAAAGGCTTTAATCAAACCAGAAGATGGATTTATTGCTAAAATATTTAATCGTAAAATTTCTTTAAGAATTACCAAATATCTTTCTACATATGATTTAAGTCCAAATCTCATTTCCTTCTTTTCATTCTTCTTATGTATTGTTGCTGCTTGTCTGTTTTTTTTAAAATCTTATCTTTTAGGTGGTATTTTTGCGCAATTTTCTTCTGTTATTGATGGCGTTGATGGTGAAATTGCTCGATTAAAATTAAAAAAATCAAAATTTGGTGGATTTTATGATGCCCTTTTAGATAGATATGCAGATGCCTTTCTTCTTTTAGGTTTATTTCTTTCATTACCTTTTAATCTCTTTCGCTTTTTCTCTTTCTTTTTTGCTCTACTTGGTACATTCCTTATAAGTTATACTACATCAAAATTTTATGAAACTTATAATTATCGTGCAGAAAGTGTAGAAAAATATCTTAGACTCTTGCCAGGTAAAAGGGATGAAAGAATATTTCTTATCTTTATCTTTTCTTCACTTGCCTGTTTTCATTTAGTTTTTATAGATATTCTTCTTTTCATACTTGCTTTACTGACAAATATAAGGGTAGCTGGTAGACTCCTTGTCGCTAGGAGTTTGGAAGGAGTGTTACCCTAA